One stretch of Chryseobacterium fluminis DNA includes these proteins:
- a CDS encoding metallophosphoesterase family protein — MKILHTADWHLGKRLDRFSRLEEQVLLMDEIVQIADEQNVDLVLIAGDLFDNFNPGVDAVELFYKTLKRLSLNGKRPVIAIAGNHDSPNLINAPDPLARECGIILIGHPKTKINPFETAYFRISKSEEGFVELILKNSETPIRILHTPYANEIRLKEYFGENKEEEINKVLAEKWKQLADQFCDENGINILTAHLYMNKKGAGILEEPEGEKPIKIGNADLIFSDIIPDQIQYTALGHLHGFQNIGTPEKPVIYSSSPLCYSFSEAGQKKYISVVNAERGKNVSFEKVQLKNGKSLVRKTFDSIDKAVSWLAENQNTFVELTMESPTFLTADERKLLYQAHHGIVYLIPKIKNHEFNENAVHEINLNQNIESLFQEYFKSKNGGQEANEDLMNLFNEILNA, encoded by the coding sequence ATGAAAATTCTACACACCGCCGACTGGCATTTAGGCAAACGTCTCGACCGTTTTTCAAGACTTGAAGAGCAGGTGCTGCTCATGGATGAGATTGTTCAGATTGCCGACGAACAAAATGTTGACCTGGTTTTAATCGCCGGAGATCTTTTTGACAATTTTAATCCGGGTGTTGACGCGGTAGAATTGTTTTATAAAACCCTAAAACGTTTATCGTTAAACGGAAAACGACCTGTTATTGCGATTGCCGGCAATCATGATTCGCCTAATCTGATCAATGCTCCGGATCCTTTAGCCCGTGAATGCGGTATTATTCTGATCGGACATCCAAAAACAAAGATAAATCCTTTCGAGACTGCCTACTTCCGGATTTCAAAATCAGAAGAAGGCTTTGTAGAACTGATCCTGAAAAATTCGGAAACACCAATCCGTATTTTACACACTCCATATGCCAATGAAATTCGTCTGAAAGAATATTTTGGAGAAAATAAAGAAGAAGAGATTAATAAAGTTTTAGCTGAAAAGTGGAAACAGCTTGCCGACCAGTTTTGTGATGAGAATGGTATTAATATTCTCACTGCCCATTTATACATGAATAAAAAAGGAGCCGGTATCCTGGAAGAACCAGAGGGAGAAAAACCGATCAAAATAGGAAATGCTGATCTTATTTTTTCAGATATTATTCCGGATCAGATTCAATATACTGCATTGGGACACCTGCATGGCTTTCAGAATATAGGAACACCAGAGAAACCTGTCATCTATTCTTCATCTCCCCTTTGCTACAGTTTCAGCGAGGCTGGACAGAAAAAATATATTTCTGTCGTTAACGCAGAAAGAGGAAAAAACGTTTCTTTTGAAAAAGTTCAACTAAAAAACGGGAAGAGCTTGGTCAGAAAGACCTTTGATTCCATAGATAAAGCGGTAAGCTGGTTAGCTGAAAACCAGAATACGTTTGTTGAATTAACAATGGAAAGTCCTACTTTTTTAACGGCTGATGAAAGAAAACTTCTGTATCAGGCGCATCACGGTATCGTGTACTTAATACCGAAGATTAAAAATCATGAATTTAATGAAAATGCAGTTCATGAAATCAACTTGAATCAGAATATAGAATCTCTGTTTCAGGAATATTTTAAATCAAAAAACGGCGGACAGGAAGCCAATGAAGACCTGATGAACTTGTTTAACGAAATTTTAAATGCTTAA